A genomic region of uncultured Treponema sp. contains the following coding sequences:
- the dnaG gene encoding DNA primase, which produces MPGLIAKESIDEVAEKTDIVSLVSEYVPLEQRGSNWWGCCPFHNEKTPSFSVSQDKKFYHCFGCGASGNVFDFVKEMEKISFVESVEFLAKKAGVQLSYSSGSAKNVDSSASKIKDEYKNLYTRVAGMFHYMLMETPAGKFALDYILKRGLSQETLEKFKIGYSPSDRRWLKQFLMKKNYSEDFLNNSGLFSKNYPDCAFFSDRLMFPIFDKDGDVVAMGGRFLRGDAQKSPKYLNSGDLIQYKKGSTLYAFNFAKSSIREKRKVIFCEGYMDCIAYHQCGITWAVAPLGTSLTDEQISLVKHFVEEIYLSFDSDGAGQKATRRAILMCRKQGVAVKVIRLSGGKDPAEIMLNFGAEYLTNEVNNAIFDSDYLLSKLQELYPKDTPMGKSKASLDFFEYIDSLQSDVQKDACLDQLCQTYGIEKEAARRDYFNRDKVSYRFRNASTEQKNPADSEKIKVTAELQAVMTAVTEDVSLFQKMCECVSVDDLSDSYSKQLFAVMQECQKNGSFSVSNILNRIDHENFRKLIIENISKNAGRIQESAESCINYLKRNACKRKKMSLMEKISSLSRSILPEDKALLAELTKQKMELDFQIENLKD; this is translated from the coding sequence ATGCCTGGTCTGATAGCAAAGGAATCAATTGACGAAGTTGCGGAAAAAACTGATATTGTCAGTCTTGTTTCCGAGTACGTTCCTCTTGAGCAGCGCGGCTCGAACTGGTGGGGTTGCTGTCCTTTTCATAATGAAAAAACTCCTTCATTCAGCGTTTCTCAGGACAAAAAATTTTACCATTGCTTTGGCTGCGGAGCTTCAGGAAATGTCTTTGATTTTGTAAAGGAGATGGAAAAAATCTCTTTTGTTGAATCTGTGGAGTTTCTTGCAAAAAAGGCAGGAGTTCAGCTTTCGTATTCAAGCGGCTCTGCAAAAAATGTTGATTCTTCAGCTTCAAAAATCAAGGACGAGTATAAAAATTTGTATACAAGAGTCGCCGGAATGTTTCACTATATGCTCATGGAAACTCCAGCCGGAAAATTTGCCCTTGACTACATTTTAAAGCGCGGACTTTCGCAGGAAACTCTTGAAAAATTCAAAATTGGCTACAGCCCTTCAGACCGAAGATGGCTAAAGCAGTTTCTTATGAAAAAAAATTATTCCGAGGATTTTTTGAACAATTCCGGGCTTTTTAGCAAAAATTATCCAGACTGCGCTTTTTTTTCCGACAGGCTGATGTTTCCGATTTTTGACAAGGACGGAGATGTTGTCGCTATGGGTGGACGTTTTTTACGCGGCGATGCTCAAAAGTCTCCAAAATATCTTAATTCCGGCGATTTGATTCAGTATAAAAAAGGAAGCACTCTTTACGCATTCAATTTTGCGAAATCTTCAATACGTGAAAAACGCAAAGTAATATTTTGCGAAGGATACATGGACTGCATTGCTTATCATCAGTGCGGAATCACCTGGGCGGTCGCTCCTTTGGGAACATCTCTTACCGACGAGCAAATTTCACTTGTAAAGCATTTTGTTGAAGAAATTTATCTTTCCTTTGATTCTGACGGGGCGGGGCAAAAAGCTACAAGGCGCGCAATTCTCATGTGCAGAAAGCAAGGCGTTGCTGTAAAAGTAATAAGGCTTTCCGGCGGAAAAGATCCTGCTGAAATTATGCTGAATTTCGGGGCTGAATACTTGACGAATGAAGTCAATAATGCTATATTTGATTCTGATTATCTGTTATCTAAACTGCAAGAACTCTATCCTAAAGATACCCCTATGGGCAAGTCTAAAGCGTCGTTAGATTTTTTTGAGTACATAGATTCTTTGCAGTCGGATGTTCAGAAAGATGCCTGTCTGGATCAGTTGTGCCAGACATACGGTATAGAAAAGGAGGCTGCTCGAAGGGATTATTTCAACCGGGACAAAGTTTCATACCGTTTTAGAAATGCAAGTACGGAGCAGAAAAATCCGGCGGATTCTGAAAAAATAAAAGTAACCGCTGAACTGCAAGCTGTTATGACAGCCGTAACTGAAGATGTCAGTCTTTTCCAAAAAATGTGCGAATGTGTTTCTGTTGATGATTTATCGGACAGTTATTCCAAGCAACTTTTTGCTGTTATGCAAGAGTGCCAGAAAAACGGCTCTTTTTCAGTAAGCAATATACTTAACCGGATAGATCATGAAAATTTCAGAAAGCTTATAATTGAAAACATAAGCAAAAATGCTGGGCGAATTCAAGAATCTGCCGAAAGTTGTATAAATTACTTGAAAAGAAATGCTTGCAAGCGAAAAAAAATGTCTCTTATGGAAAAAATTTCCTCTTTGTCGAGGAGCATTTTGCCGGAAGACAAGGCGCTTTTAGCGGAACTTACAAAACAGAAAATGGAACTTGATTTCCAAATTGAAAATTTGAAGGATTAA
- a CDS encoding MBL fold metallo-hydrolase: protein MKVLIHFWGVRGSLPTPLKSAQVQAKIAAVVSRVSPKDLESAESKMKFLSSLPEWIYGTIGGNTPCIELRSKSDELFLLDCGTGLREFSVAGRQPENGHYNIFLSHFHWDHIQGFPFFGQSFSPNSKIDIYTPFADAEEYLERQSSLPYFPINACFESVKNQLSFHLMQEGTPIEIGGLKIECHRMFHPGDSYSYSFEEDGKRFIYSTDVELQTSDFDKERARNKFFENADVLVFDSQYTNPEAAKKVNWGHNSFSSAIDFASNWNIKNLYFFHHEPNYDDKKLDSILDAGNNYKKYKSNGNLNLYISKEGQEIQL from the coding sequence ATGAAAGTGCTGATTCATTTCTGGGGAGTTCGGGGGTCTTTGCCTACGCCGCTGAAAAGTGCTCAGGTACAGGCAAAAATTGCGGCCGTTGTTTCCCGTGTTTCTCCAAAGGATTTGGAAAGCGCCGAGTCAAAAATGAAATTCCTTTCATCTCTGCCTGAATGGATTTATGGAACTATAGGCGGAAACACTCCTTGCATAGAACTTAGGTCAAAGTCCGATGAGCTTTTTTTGCTTGACTGCGGAACTGGCTTAAGGGAATTTTCTGTTGCTGGCCGTCAGCCGGAAAACGGACATTATAATATTTTTCTTTCGCATTTTCACTGGGATCATATTCAGGGATTTCCGTTTTTCGGTCAGTCTTTTTCGCCTAATTCAAAAATCGACATTTATACGCCTTTTGCAGATGCCGAGGAATATCTTGAGCGTCAGAGCAGCCTTCCGTATTTTCCAATAAACGCCTGCTTTGAATCCGTAAAAAATCAGCTTTCATTTCATCTTATGCAAGAAGGAACTCCAATAGAAATCGGCGGTCTTAAAATAGAATGCCACAGAATGTTTCATCCGGGAGATTCTTATTCTTATTCGTTTGAAGAGGACGGAAAGCGTTTTATTTACAGCACGGATGTGGAGCTTCAGACTTCGGATTTTGACAAAGAGCGCGCGAGAAATAAATTTTTTGAAAATGCTGATGTTTTGGTTTTTGACAGCCAGTACACAAATCCAGAGGCCGCAAAAAAAGTGAACTGGGGGCACAATTCTTTCAGTTCCGCGATTGATTTTGCTTCTAACTGGAATATCAAGAACCTTTACTTTTTTCACCACGAACCGAACTACGATGACAAAAAGCTTGATTCAATTCTTGACGCTGGAAACAACTACAAAAAATATAAGTCGAACGGAAATTTGAATCTTTATATTTCAAAAGAAGGTCAGGAAATTCAGCTTTGA
- the rpsF gene encoding 30S ribosomal protein S6, with translation MRKYELMTIFPLEEEKSKAGLETLRADLASFGAEIEKEEVFGDRDLTYEVKKQKRGHFVLFTLKLNPAKIIELDGKFKFNTNLLKYLFVLIESKNV, from the coding sequence ATGAGAAAGTATGAACTTATGACAATCTTTCCTTTAGAGGAAGAAAAATCTAAGGCCGGCCTTGAAACTCTTAGAGCTGACCTTGCAAGTTTCGGCGCAGAAATCGAAAAAGAGGAAGTTTTCGGCGACCGTGATCTTACATACGAAGTAAAAAAGCAGAAACGCGGACACTTTGTTCTTTTTACACTGAAATTGAATCCTGCTAAAATCATTGAGCTTGACGGTAAATTCAAATTCAACACAAATCTTTTGAAATATCTTTTTGTTTTAATCGAATCAAAGAACGTATAA
- the rplI gene encoding 50S ribosomal protein L9: MKVILNEDVKHLGEMGDVKNVANGYFRNYLFPRMLAVPCTPETEAYFATKKAEIEARKEQKRKDSKSLKEKLEALEVVISMPAGNNGKLYGAVTNQTVSDFYKKSGFEIERKKVEIPGHTIKNTGSYSVKVHLYETTVAEVKVTVKSQDDATAKKEEVPAKKDEAPAEEAKSE, from the coding sequence ATGAAAGTAATTCTTAATGAAGATGTAAAACACCTCGGAGAAATGGGTGATGTAAAGAATGTTGCAAACGGATATTTCCGCAACTATCTTTTCCCTCGTATGCTTGCAGTTCCATGCACACCGGAAACAGAAGCTTATTTTGCTACAAAAAAGGCTGAAATTGAAGCCCGCAAGGAACAGAAGCGCAAGGACAGCAAGAGCTTGAAGGAAAAACTTGAGGCTCTTGAAGTTGTTATTTCTATGCCTGCTGGAAACAACGGCAAATTGTACGGAGCCGTTACAAACCAGACAGTTTCTGACTTCTACAAGAAGAGCGGATTCGAGATTGAGCGCAAGAAAGTTGAAATTCCTGGACACACAATCAAAAATACAGGCTCTTATTCTGTAAAAGTTCATCTTTATGAAACTACAGTAGCTGAAGTAAAAGTTACAGTAAAATCACAGGATGATGCAACTGCTAAGAAAGAAGAAGTTCCTGCAAAAAAAGATGAAGCACCAGCTGAAGAGGCAAAATCTGAGTAA
- the ssb gene encoding single-stranded DNA-binding protein, with product MANSDINSVVIVGRLTRDAELRYLNSGTAVASISIAVNRSKKDGDQWISEANFFDVSYFGKGAEGIKPYLTKGTQIAVQGSLRQDRWEKDGQKFSRVNILADSVELLGSRSSGSQNNGGSDSFGGYQQRASYSQNQSSGGGYEPSSEAFGGDNAGFPEDIPF from the coding sequence ATGGCGAATTCTGATATAAACAGCGTTGTTATTGTAGGAAGACTTACAAGAGACGCAGAATTAAGGTATCTTAACAGCGGAACTGCTGTCGCTTCAATTTCTATTGCTGTAAACCGCAGCAAGAAAGATGGAGACCAGTGGATCAGCGAGGCTAACTTTTTCGACGTTTCATATTTCGGAAAGGGCGCGGAAGGTATCAAGCCTTATCTTACAAAAGGAACACAAATTGCGGTTCAAGGTTCTTTGCGCCAGGACAGATGGGAAAAAGACGGACAGAAATTCAGCAGGGTAAATATTCTTGCTGACTCAGTTGAGCTTTTGGGCTCAAGGTCTTCTGGAAGTCAGAATAACGGCGGCTCTGATTCATTCGGGGGTTATCAGCAGCGCGCTTCTTATTCTCAAAATCAGTCTTCCGGCGGCGGATATGAGCCTTCTTCAGAAGCTTTTGGCGGAGACAACGCAGGCTTCCCTGAAGATATTCCGTTTTAA
- a CDS encoding S66 peptidase family protein, with protein sequence MNIRIPPSIKKGCTIAVTAPSFGCTTEPYTSRFNFAKEKFESLGYKIFTGETVFKSDGKGISTDPKMAAKELEEFYCSDENSAVISAGGGELMCETAGFIDFEKIAAAKPKWFMGYSDNTNFIFPLITKCKVAAIYGPTITGFGKKWQTPELYSLGLLEGNVKEVSGFEKFQLPQNDSDSTENLENLTYNLTEKKVLKIFPEKNDSVKMEGILLGGCLDVLANLCGTKLDSVKEFNRGAEKIIWILESCDGNPAEIRRQVWHLKNAGWFEKASGFIIGRPLASLGKEIFGINQYNAVTDMLSEFNLPIIMDADIGHVDPSVPVAMGIPAEVFADENNFTIKYKWS encoded by the coding sequence ATGAACATAAGAATTCCGCCTTCAATAAAAAAAGGCTGCACAATCGCTGTAACCGCTCCTTCTTTCGGATGCACAACAGAGCCTTACACTTCCCGCTTTAATTTTGCAAAGGAAAAATTTGAATCTCTTGGCTACAAAATTTTTACAGGAGAAACTGTTTTCAAAAGCGACGGAAAAGGAATTTCAACAGATCCAAAAATGGCGGCAAAAGAACTCGAAGAATTTTATTGCTCAGATGAAAATTCCGCAGTTATTTCTGCGGGCGGCGGCGAACTGATGTGCGAAACGGCTGGCTTCATTGACTTTGAAAAAATCGCAGCTGCAAAGCCAAAATGGTTCATGGGATATTCCGACAACACAAATTTCATATTTCCTTTGATAACAAAATGCAAAGTCGCGGCAATTTACGGGCCGACAATTACAGGATTTGGAAAAAAATGGCAAACGCCTGAACTTTATTCGCTTGGACTTTTGGAAGGAAATGTAAAAGAAGTTTCAGGATTTGAAAAATTTCAGCTTCCGCAGAACGACAGCGACTCCACGGAAAATCTTGAAAATTTAACTTACAATCTTACAGAAAAAAAAGTTCTCAAAATTTTCCCAGAAAAAAACGATTCAGTAAAAATGGAAGGAATTCTTTTAGGCGGCTGCCTTGATGTTCTTGCAAATTTGTGCGGAACAAAACTTGACAGCGTAAAGGAATTTAACCGCGGCGCAGAAAAAATCATCTGGATTCTTGAAAGCTGCGACGGAAATCCAGCGGAAATCCGGCGGCAAGTCTGGCACTTGAAAAATGCCGGCTGGTTTGAAAAAGCTTCAGGTTTTATAATCGGACGCCCGCTCGCCTCTCTTGGAAAAGAAATTTTTGGAATAAATCAATACAACGCGGTTACAGACATGCTTTCAGAATTTAATCTTCCAATAATAATGGATGCTGACATCGGACACGTAGATCCTTCTGTTCCGGTTGCGATGGGAATTCCTGCGGAAGTTTTTGCGGACGAAAATAATTTCACAATAAAATACAAATGGAGCTAA
- a CDS encoding helix-turn-helix transcriptional regulator encodes MDKPRDLCKILGANIRCYRIKSKMTQEELAEKAGITSVGISKIETGKTWPKKETIEKFLEILEVKPFQLFTETKEDFIKYKNIVTETISELVDKTFSEQKNTSKRNRKNFKLKH; translated from the coding sequence ATGGACAAACCTAGGGATTTATGCAAAATTTTGGGCGCAAACATCCGCTGTTACAGAATAAAATCAAAAATGACGCAGGAGGAGCTGGCTGAAAAAGCAGGAATAACATCAGTGGGAATTTCAAAAATTGAAACGGGAAAAACTTGGCCTAAAAAAGAAACCATAGAAAAATTCTTGGAAATTTTAGAAGTAAAGCCGTTTCAGTTATTCACGGAAACAAAAGAAGATTTTATAAAATACAAAAACATCGTAACAGAAACAATATCCGAGCTAGTTGACAAAACTTTTTCCGAGCAGAAAAACACTTCCAAAAGAAACAGAAAAAATTTCAAGCTAAAACATTAA
- the rpsR gene encoding 30S ribosomal protein S18, which yields MADEKEVNENTNVTQEQLQDSGREDEVRGARGKGKFFSHKKVCRFCANKGKIDYKDADGLRRFTTERGKILPRRITGTCARHQKEVAAAIKRARAICLLPFVAD from the coding sequence ATGGCAGACGAAAAAGAAGTAAACGAAAATACAAATGTAACACAGGAGCAGCTTCAGGATTCAGGACGTGAAGACGAAGTTCGCGGAGCTCGTGGAAAAGGAAAATTTTTCTCACACAAGAAAGTATGCCGCTTTTGCGCAAACAAGGGAAAAATTGATTACAAGGATGCAGACGGACTTCGCCGCTTTACAACAGAACGTGGCAAGATTCTTCCACGCCGCATAACTGGAACTTGCGCAAGACATCAGAAAGAAGTTGCAGCCGCAATTAAACGTGCGCGCGCAATTTGTCTTCTTCCTTTTGTTGCAGACTAA
- the dnaB gene encoding replicative DNA helicase has protein sequence MDLKDKIPPHNIEAEQAVLGALLLDWSSVSDVVTYLRSENFYSQQNQLIYESLMHLFSAGIKGDLLTLVDDLTKNGKLEAAGGVAYISSLTDIVPTSANVDYYAKIVLDQSTRRNLIKISSEIKASSFDETKESRSILEDAEQKIFKLTDINQSAQVLAMKDVVPKVIQIIDTRYKNKNAFSGIPSGLNDLDSMTSGFQNSEMIIIGARPSMGKTALALSMMQNIAIDRGIPCGFFSLEMSADQIAQRLLSQIARIPGTKLRNGMLKIEDFKKLQDAAGECFNAPLYIVDTPNMKLLDLRAMARRMKVNQKVQIIFIDYIGLITSENPDAQLFEQQSAISKSLKSLARELEIPIVVLCQVARAAEGEEPNLAQLRGSGSIEQDADMVMFIHGKRSDNKETNEGYNPVQERKIIVAKQRNGPIGDVDVIFLSSYTKFENKSKE, from the coding sequence ATGGATCTGAAAGATAAGATACCGCCGCATAATATTGAGGCAGAGCAGGCTGTTCTTGGAGCTCTTTTGCTGGACTGGAGCTCTGTAAGCGATGTTGTAACATATTTGCGAAGTGAAAATTTTTACAGCCAGCAGAATCAGCTTATTTATGAATCCTTGATGCATCTTTTTTCAGCTGGAATAAAAGGCGACTTGCTTACTCTTGTTGACGACCTCACAAAAAACGGAAAACTTGAGGCTGCAGGCGGAGTCGCTTACATTTCTTCTCTGACGGATATTGTTCCCACAAGCGCGAATGTTGACTATTACGCAAAAATTGTTCTTGATCAGTCAACCCGGCGGAATCTTATAAAAATTTCCTCGGAAATAAAAGCGTCCAGTTTTGATGAGACAAAGGAAAGCCGTTCTATTCTTGAAGACGCTGAGCAGAAAATTTTCAAGCTCACGGATATAAATCAGTCTGCGCAAGTTCTTGCAATGAAAGATGTTGTGCCGAAGGTTATTCAGATAATCGATACAAGGTACAAAAATAAAAACGCGTTTTCCGGCATTCCGTCTGGACTTAACGACCTTGACAGCATGACAAGCGGTTTTCAGAACAGCGAAATGATTATAATCGGCGCGCGTCCTTCAATGGGAAAAACTGCCCTTGCGTTGAGCATGATGCAAAACATTGCGATTGACCGCGGAATTCCGTGCGGATTTTTCAGCTTGGAAATGTCTGCGGATCAGATTGCGCAGCGTCTTCTTTCTCAGATTGCGAGAATTCCTGGAACAAAGCTTAGAAACGGAATGCTTAAAATAGAAGATTTTAAAAAGCTTCAGGATGCGGCAGGAGAATGTTTCAATGCGCCTCTTTATATTGTTGACACTCCGAACATGAAGCTCCTTGATTTGCGGGCAATGGCAAGACGCATGAAAGTCAACCAAAAAGTCCAGATTATTTTTATTGACTATATCGGACTTATTACAAGCGAAAATCCTGACGCCCAGCTTTTTGAGCAGCAGTCAGCAATTTCAAAGTCCCTGAAAAGCCTTGCGCGTGAGCTTGAGATTCCGATTGTCGTTTTGTGCCAGGTTGCAAGAGCCGCGGAAGGTGAAGAGCCGAATCTTGCTCAGCTTAGAGGCTCAGGTTCGATTGAGCAGGACGCTGACATGGTTATGTTTATCCACGGAAAACGAAGCGACAACAAGGAAACAAACGAAGGCTACAATCCGGTTCAGGAACGAAAAATTATTGTGGCAAAACAGCGCAATGGTCCGATTGGCGATGTTGACGTTATATTTCTTTCAAGCTACACAAAATTTGAAAACAAAAGCAAGGAATAA
- the mltG gene encoding endolytic transglycosylase MltG has protein sequence MKRILYKIVVFFTWILAALSILFVAAFGMWAYVVKPVDSAENGRVEKISVPSGASVRKISLLLKEKGLIKSADAFYYAARFSVFDRTKPFNLKSGSYTLSTSMGLKEIYQILQSGASEYISVVVPEGLTMSKIARILEDKNICSAEDFLFYCKNSELLEKYKIPAENFEGYLFPDTYFFIAQMEAKDVVEIMADNFFAKTAEISGVKDLSPSKLHELVTLASVVEREYRLESEAPLISSVFTNRLKHGIGLYSCATIEYILTEIQGKPHPERITYNDLKIDSPYNTYKWAGLPAGPISNPGLVALSAALNPAKTDYYFFVLTDPATGRHTFSKNFDQHKAAENTNYYSKGF, from the coding sequence TTGAAACGGATTTTATACAAGATTGTTGTTTTTTTTACCTGGATTTTGGCGGCGCTTTCAATTCTTTTTGTGGCGGCTTTTGGAATGTGGGCTTACGTTGTAAAGCCTGTTGATTCCGCGGAAAATGGCCGTGTCGAAAAAATCAGCGTGCCTTCAGGAGCTTCGGTAAGGAAAATTTCGCTTCTATTAAAGGAAAAAGGACTTATAAAATCAGCCGATGCTTTTTATTATGCCGCAAGATTCAGTGTTTTTGACAGAACAAAGCCGTTCAATTTGAAAAGCGGCTCGTATACTTTAAGCACTTCAATGGGACTGAAAGAAATTTACCAAATTTTGCAGTCCGGCGCGAGCGAATATATTTCTGTTGTCGTTCCAGAAGGTCTTACAATGTCAAAAATTGCAAGAATTCTTGAAGATAAAAATATTTGTTCCGCTGAAGATTTTTTGTTTTACTGCAAAAATTCAGAACTTTTGGAAAAATATAAAATTCCAGCCGAGAATTTTGAAGGCTACCTTTTTCCCGACACTTATTTTTTTATAGCCCAAATGGAAGCGAAAGATGTTGTTGAAATTATGGCTGACAACTTTTTTGCTAAAACCGCTGAAATTTCAGGAGTGAAAGATTTGTCTCCTTCGAAACTGCATGAGCTTGTTACTTTGGCTTCTGTTGTTGAGCGCGAGTACCGGCTTGAGTCTGAAGCTCCGCTGATTTCCAGTGTTTTTACAAACAGGCTTAAACATGGAATCGGACTTTATTCCTGCGCCACAATTGAATATATTTTGACTGAAATTCAAGGAAAACCGCATCCTGAGCGCATAACTTACAACGATTTAAAAATTGACAGTCCTTACAATACTTACAAGTGGGCTGGACTTCCTGCAGGACCTATTTCAAATCCGGGGCTTGTCGCTTTGTCCGCCGCATTGAATCCTGCAAAAACTGACTATTATTTTTTTGTTCTCACAGACCCTGCGACTGGGCGCCATACATTTTCAAAGAATTTTGACCAGCACAAGGCTGCGGAAAATACAAACTACTATTCAAAAGGTTTTTAA
- a CDS encoding HU family DNA-binding protein, with amino-acid sequence MNKAELIEKMAKSTGLPKKDTESALKSFLEIVSKELEKGHDVQLIGFGTFTVGKRAAREGRNPATGETIKIAASKTPKFKPGKALKDRLNKK; translated from the coding sequence ATGAACAAAGCTGAACTTATTGAAAAAATGGCAAAATCAACAGGATTGCCAAAAAAAGACACAGAAAGCGCGCTCAAATCATTTCTTGAGATTGTCTCAAAGGAACTTGAAAAAGGACACGACGTGCAGCTCATCGGATTCGGAACATTTACAGTTGGAAAAAGAGCCGCAAGAGAAGGACGCAATCCTGCAACTGGAGAAACAATTAAAATCGCGGCTTCAAAAACACCAAAATTCAAGCCAGGAAAAGCTCTCAAAGACCGCCTGAACAAAAAATAA
- a CDS encoding GNAT family N-acetyltransferase, whose amino-acid sequence MENFSIRIAEEKDAREIHDIYDYYVKNTVVTFSTENPSIEEYKKQIAETKKNYPYFVAQDSNGRICGFIYGHQLRPHESYKWNVESTVYLSPDAPKRCGIGTALYKKFMETLSRQGFKYVYGVITSENKISISMHKKLGFKEIGNFPNAGNKNGKWYGISWMQMQLSEISENPKEPIPFSEFKI is encoded by the coding sequence ATGGAAAATTTTTCAATCAGAATCGCGGAAGAAAAAGACGCAAGAGAAATTCACGACATTTATGATTACTACGTAAAAAATACAGTTGTAACTTTTTCAACTGAAAATCCGTCAATCGAAGAATACAAAAAGCAAATTGCTGAAACAAAAAAAAATTATCCGTATTTTGTCGCGCAAGATTCAAACGGAAGAATTTGTGGATTTATCTACGGACATCAGTTAAGACCTCACGAATCATATAAATGGAATGTTGAATCCACTGTTTATCTTTCCCCAGATGCTCCAAAAAGATGCGGAATTGGAACTGCGCTCTATAAAAAATTTATGGAAACTCTTTCACGCCAAGGATTTAAATATGTCTACGGCGTAATAACTTCAGAAAACAAAATAAGCATTTCAATGCACAAAAAACTTGGGTTTAAGGAAATCGGAAACTTTCCAAATGCAGGAAACAAAAATGGAAAATGGTACGGAATTTCATGGATGCAAATGCAGCTAAGCGAAATCTCTGAAAATCCAAAAGAACCTATTCCGTTTTCAGAATTTAAAATTTAA